Genomic segment of Candidatus Sysuiplasma jiujiangense:
ACTGGCATATATCATGTAGACGTGCTGGCATTTCTGAATGAAAAACATGCAGCAGCATATTGCATAAATTCACTGCAGCCGAGAGGAAAACGACATGGAAAGTTGAGAAAGACAAATGATGCCGACTGCTAAATCATATCAGCTTAAGCAATGAAGAACCTTATGTGTCGAACGACCTGAGTGGTTGAAGGACACCCAAGACTCAAGGAAATAGCACGTTTGAGGCAGCGTGTCTTACAGAGCTCCTCCAGAACTGTAACGCAAATCAGAAGAGACTTGGATTTACTTTGTCGTGGTCTGTCGTAGATAACGTATGAAGCGGACTCCCCTTTCAGCATGGGCAGCTGAAGCATTTCTGCCTCCACTCCAGGCCCTTCGCCAGGATCGCACACGATATTGAAAAAGTGATTTCGTCTTTCCATGAAGCGAACAAGAAGGCGAAGGAAAGGACAGCGGGACTTGCATTATTTTGCAGGAAGTAATTCGGTGGAGGGGATGGAGGATGCACTTGTTCACGAGGTGCGTTACCTGATTAGGAAACTGGAGCTGATAGGTGAGTGTATGGAGCATCATGAGAAGAAAATCAGAAAGGAGATGGATGAGAGGGGAAGCCTCGTCGTCACTGTTCCGACATATGACAGGTAATATCGGCAACCGTGGAGAGCTGGTAGGGAATCCAGCCAAGTTCAGTGATGAGAATGCAATAAGGGTGTTAGCCGGCCGCGATCCCGAAATGGAAGATGCCGGCCAATACCATTCCGTCGGACTGCATATATCGAAGTGGGGAATCGAATTGCTGAGGACAGCACTCTACGACAGCTCGCTCCCTGCCATCAGATGCAATTCTGCCTGTTCAGATCCGTACAAATGGTTCAAAGAAAGAGGAAAGCACGGCAGTCTGTGGCGCGTTGGAGTTGCCGTCAAGCTTCTTTGGCAGGCAACTGCCGTCGCGACAAAGGGAGAACCATTCAAAATCCCTGAGAGATATTTGAATTCCGCAACAGACAATCAGACGGCATGAGTGAAAAGCGGTTGATTTTTTCAATGAATCCACAGGCGGGAAAAAAGGATATATACATTCAGACCCTGCTTGGAGAAATGCATCATTTCAGCTCACGTCTTGACCAGACAAATGGAAAATTGATGTCCCAGTTCCAGTCAGTGTAATGTGTGTAGCTAATTTTTGCCAAGAATGCCGACGAATAATTTACAGGATCGCAGGCTAATTCTTTACACCTGCAACCACTACGGTGAGTAGCAGGGTGCAGGAATTTGCTGGTAGAACAGGAATGGAACATTTTTAGTAAATGAACGGGCAATAATACGGTGTAAGTTCAGCCACCACTGGCGTCAGATATTGACAATTATGCACACTTTGTTATTCATCGACTAGCTTTTCAGGCACATTAAGGAAACCCTCAACCCTGCCACCAATGTCCTTTGCCAAAGCAATATCTTTTAGCACCAGGCTGCTTTGTCTTCGCTGAAGCTGGCATGTCTTGCTATTGAATGATGAAAGGCCGAATTTCATGGTAAAACCGTCAGCCCATTCGTAATTGTCGACCAAGGTCCAGTGAAGATAACCTCTAATATCCACCCCTTCCTCCAATGACTTCAAGACTTGGGCAAGATGGGAAACGATGAAATAAGATCTCAGGTTGTCCTTTTCGTCTGCGACACCATTTTCTGAAACCCAAAGAGGCAGAGAGTATCTATTCCAGAACGATTTCAAAACTTCCGACAGCCCTTCAGGATAAATTTCCCAACCGAAGTCCGAAGTGGGTAGACCAGCCTTGCTCTTTGAGTTTTTTGTGCATCTCCTCCCATAGCCATCCGATTCAGAGAAGCCTGTGTTAGTCTTGTGAACAACGCACCTGGTGTAATAGTTCAGTCCGATCCAGTCAAGCCTTCCCTTCAGGTCACTTCTGAAGATACTACCCTTCCGGCCGAATTTGACTGCATCGAAGAATGGCCATCTTCGCTCTTCACAAGCCTGTTGTGCCGCTGTTTGATCCTCTGGCTTCTCCGGCACATAGGACGGTGCTCCGGATATTATACCCACCGGCTTTTCAGAAACTGACTTGATCGCATCATATGCCCTCGCATGTGCCTCTATAAGGTTTGCCTCTACCCTTCTCGAAATGTCACCACCAAAGTAACCTGGCGGGAACTTTGGATAAAGCACGTTCGGTTCATTCATAGTGGAGTATGAAAGGACGAAATCGTCAAATTTGCTTGCTGCATATGCGGCGTAGAGTGCAAATTGCCCTGCAATATCCTTTGAAAGCCAGCCTGAAGGCGTCGCCTCGGGGCCAATATCCCTTACCTTGAGCGGATCGTGGAGCCATATCGGTAAGCTCCAGTGATAAAGGTTGAGTATCAGAGATATGTCATGCGAACGGAGATCACGGAAAATCTCTGTGTACCTGCGCAATGCGTTCTTGTCAACAAACATGTCGAGCTTCTGTAATTGTTCTTTCTCTATCTCAATAGATAATATATTATCTCCATCCGTCCTGCAAACAGGTTTAGGTAAAGGTCCTGTAGGAAAAAGTCTTGACCACTCAATGGAAAGCCTTGCTATATCTAGACCGAGAAATGCCGCTTCCCTGTGGAAATCCTTGAAATGCTCTAGATACCCCGGTCCATCCTCAGGGAAATCCCCGCTGACTCGTCCAGCCACTATATTACTACTGTCATGCACCCATTTGTACCAATCTGTGTTTGAGTCTACGTTCAGCCTGTTCCCCATCTCCGACTGAAATGCAGATTGTGACCAGCCGAATCTGAACCCTTTAGGAAATCCATTCATTTGAATCGTCAAATCCCCTGAACATAAAAATACCTCGGCATACTTGTCGGATTATGTGGATGCATAAATCCGCCTTCTCTCGTCATTAGAGCTGCCCTGTTTCCCCAAACTCATAGAGTAGTTCAGCATTGAATTGCCATTTGAGTCAAACAGCTTCAGGTCATCCCTCTTTGCATAAAGCGAAATTCTGCTGTCCGTATCGATTGACA
This window contains:
- a CDS encoding transposase, which gives rise to MTGNIGNRGELVGNPAKFSDENAIRVLAGRDPEMEDAGQYHSVGLHISKWGIELLRTALYDSSLPAIRCNSACSDPYKWFKERGKHGSLWRVGVAVKLLWQATAVATKGEPFKIPERYLNSATDNQTA
- a CDS encoding glycoside hydrolase family 1 protein, giving the protein MNGFPKGFRFGWSQSAFQSEMGNRLNVDSNTDWYKWVHDSSNIVAGRVSGDFPEDGPGYLEHFKDFHREAAFLGLDIARLSIEWSRLFPTGPLPKPVCRTDGDNILSIEIEKEQLQKLDMFVDKNALRRYTEIFRDLRSHDISLILNLYHWSLPIWLHDPLKVRDIGPEATPSGWLSKDIAGQFALYAAYAASKFDDFVLSYSTMNEPNVLYPKFPPGYFGGDISRRVEANLIEAHARAYDAIKSVSEKPVGIISGAPSYVPEKPEDQTAAQQACEERRWPFFDAVKFGRKGSIFRSDLKGRLDWIGLNYYTRCVVHKTNTGFSESDGYGRRCTKNSKSKAGLPTSDFGWEIYPEGLSEVLKSFWNRYSLPLWVSENGVADEKDNLRSYFIVSHLAQVLKSLEEGVDIRGYLHWTLVDNYEWADGFTMKFGLSSFNSKTCQLQRRQSSLVLKDIALAKDIGGRVEGFLNVPEKLVDE